A single genomic interval of Drosophila virilis strain 15010-1051.87 chromosome 2, Dvir_AGI_RSII-ME, whole genome shotgun sequence harbors:
- the faf gene encoding probable ubiquitin carboxyl-terminal hydrolase FAF isoform X3: MTFDTRRQGTGTGQATTNNSSSSTTTTTTTTTTNTTTTTTTTAGITSTAQDAGTGTTAVTTSSMSSSGGDTNNSNTNSQDGAQVTDALTEAGGNAVESAATVMTPEKLIASFPTAKLRSLTQKISNPRWVVPVLPEQELEVLLNAAIELAQAGVDHDCEPCVEFYRNGLTTSFAKILTDEAVNSWKYNIHHCILLSCGKLLNLIAIHMQRDNPYLLDLLAIVFDPDNKFNTFNAVRQPECFAASDSIWGVLDSNKMYAKPPPEPKNPRGWLVDLINRFGQLGGFDNLLERFNSGLELLKRNQNTKGGAVKSIASNESVGVEGAGHDNRLTLALIHSLLRPFGQCYELLTPATIAKYFMPTWNVVLDLLDSFTDDELKREVKPEGRNDYINGIVKSARSLASRLTGQEEMIRDLEMFRLKMILRLLQVSSFNGKMNALNEINKVLSSVAYYSHRSQPLPHCLPEDEMDWLTAERMAQWIKSSDVLGIVLKDSLHQPQYVEKLEKIIRFLIKEQALTLDDLDAVWRAQAGKHEAIVKNMHDLLAKLAWDFTPEQLDHLFEAFQASMTTANKRQRERLLELIRRLAEDDKNGVMAQKVLKLFWTLAHSQEVPPEVLDQALGAHVKILDYSCSQERDAQKTIWLDKCVGELKSGDTWVLPALRLIRDICCLYDTTPNHAPRTQTGTNRLQVIERLQNDYSLVILVTNSLTAYMDKVRAMVNETPSLDAATILIDGRFPHHAQIAERLEFLKFLLKDGQLWLCADQAKQIWHCLAVNAVFTADREECFRWFGKLMGEEPDLDPGINKDFFENNILQLDPHLLTESGIKCFERFFKAVNSKEDKLKAIHRGYILDNEDLIGKDYLWRVITTGGEEIANKAIDLLKEVSTALGPRLQEHITEFHEMFIGECCSRLRTHYSNILILGKTMLEDADNQDANNDNSKDTKMRFIEAEKMCRIIKVLQEYIKECDRSFSGDRIHLPLSRVTRGKNTSLYIRFQTPGRPIDDIEIVTHSNETMAAFKRNLLKRIKGNSTSNTNIKVDLFYTNGELIEVTDEINPLYQYTIRDKMILTAKLTPVGIGLASSPDSSSDSSTGSPPRPCPDMQRVESESTLPGVIISQHYQYTEFFLKLYQLGSDLEHGRLRDSAKVLLHLLPCDRHTMRMLQLMCRVPKSPAGDGPKEEDALTGSGQTASDALNAEDCTPEQMFLHPAPAQVLYNLSVLHGLLIPALDPLGESALQVQSAWMHSGCAHFVLELLTKNNFLPSADMHTKRASFQCVLRLAKLFLYIVGSVLSRVGDEPMICDYDNGARSQVDILKQNFSTMPNNAQGTLRAISAKLAEILATEMLSASHEGERCRALFSSTLQWSCPDITTIKAVVQLAWASSCGNLQALGSTNDFEDDAIIPDGQDFSMCKEALEVLTISFILNPSANEALSNDANWPKFITSIVLKNPLRHVRQVASEQLFLASTYCAGDRRPFVYMVNLLVSALKTLVPQYEATCAEFFSVLCRTLSYGCIYNWPLQIGEGLLGDEIKWLRKIRENVKLTSETQVHEELLEGHLCLAKELMFFLMPDSKAQLNELIHELIDDFLFTASREYLHLRKHGSLRLDTVPPPVCRSPHTIAAACDLLIALCQLCVPNMKLLTNTLIDFVCTDTDPLREWDYLPPVGARPAKGFCGLKNAGATCYMNSVLQQLYMVPAVRVGILKAHGAATNDNEDFSGDSDLTSGGAGGMGPSFFGPSAIPTLASSSAAATMGADDGSDVRKNYHVIILKHVQAIFAHLGHSALQFYVPRGLWTHFKLQGEPVNLREQQDAVEFFMSLFESLDEGLKALGYTQLMNATLGGSFSDQKICQECPHRYSKEEPFSVFSVDIRNHSSLTESLEQYVKGELLEGADAYHCDKCDKKVVTIKRLCVKKLPPVLAIQLKRFEYDYERVCAIKFNDYFEFPRILDMEPYTVSGLAKLEGEVVEVGDNCQTSVETTKYELTGIVVHSGQASGGHYFSYIVSKNPANGKCQWYKFDDGEVTECKMHEDEEMKVQCFGGDYLGEIYDNNLKRMQYRRQKRWWNAYMLFYTRCDQNPTHFEPSVEQLSLTESRNVVLPLPKPIERSVRHQNIRFLHSRSIFSVEFFNFIKKLVSCSIPSTRSDKITPAAEELSLLGVQLASQFLFHTGFRTKKSLRGPVIEWYDTLSHHIRSSSLVRKWFANHALLSPPSRLGEYILMAPSPEVRTVFVKLVVFFCHFAINDEPLVGYEGSNLCEQVLISVLRLLKSEAADYGKHLPHYFSLFSMYVGLGTREKQQLLKLNVPVQFMQVAMDDGSGPSIKYQYPEFSKLHQVVSHLVRCSDVSDKCQSSNQNARPLPNPYKDASISQEELTPLSSECMDILFNRTGYIKKVIEDTNVGDEGLKLLQYCSWENPHFSRAVLTELLWQCGFAYCHDMRHHTDLLLNILLIEDSWQHHRIHNALNGVAEEREGLLETIQRAKTHYQKRAYQIIKCLTQLFHKSPIALQMLNTNPSISRHWSIAVEWLQDELERQRGIGCQYNSYSWSPPAQSNDNTNGYMLERSQSAKNTWSMAYELCPEEVSEKATTDQEENNESDLESNDDNKQELQQPAQTQQPQVADTNAGKEQQQPDNKSANYPQLATIPTIGGWPGPAPNSTPTSTPAPNSGSIDGNGIPNLSRQLFSAYTSMGVVSSSDNAAPTVGGGGGSGSGANSETESSAQDTGNTDSNINGLTNSLDYFLKFNISSKQQCTPNRKDRRRTREKKNVFRSSEEYEEVAATEATTTPMPATDTTAPSAIKTQAAVADSSAATTTTVAATTNETTSSTDTTATLLTPANTTTTTTATTPATTTTTTGAAELNSIMEKNLI; this comes from the exons GACGCCGGAAAAGCTGATAGCGTCATTTCCAACCGCCAAGTTGCGCTCCCTAACACAAAAGATATCCAATCCACGCTGGGTTGTGCCCGTGCTGCCCGAACAGGAGCTGGAAGTGCTGCTTAATGCCGCCATTGAACTGGCCCAAGCTG GTGTGGATCATGACTGCGAGCCGTGTGTTGAGTTTTATCGCAATGGCTTAACCACATCCTTTGCTAAAATACTTACCGATGAGGCAGTCAATTCGTGGAAGTACAATATACATCACTGCATTTTGTTGTCGTGCGGCAAgctgttgaatttaattgcGATACACATGCAGCGCGATAATCCCTACCTCCTTGATTTGCTGGCCATTGTTTTTGATCCCGATAATAAGTTCAACACGTTCAATGCGGTACGCCAGCCGGAGTGCTTTGCGGCGTCTGATTCTATTTGGGGTGTGCTGGACAGTAATAAGATGTATGCGAAACCGCCGCCAGAGCCAAAGAATCCGCGCGGCTGGCTAGTCGATCTCATAAATCGCTTTGGGCAGTTGGGCGGATTTGATAATCTGCTCGAGCGTTTCAATAGCGGCCTGGAGTTGTTGAAACGCAATCAAAACACAAAGGGTGGAGCAGTCAAGAGCATCGCATCCAATGAGAGCGTGGGCGTGGAAGGCGCCGGACACGACAATCGACTGACACTGGCGCTCATACACAGCCTGCTTCGACCTTTTGGCCAATGTTATGAGCTGCTAACGCCAGCTACCATTGCCAAGTACTTTATGCCCACGTGGAATGTGGTGCTGGATCTGCTTGATAGTTTCACCGATGATGAGTTGAAACGCGAGGTTAAACCCGAGGGCCGCAATGACTATATAAATGGCATTGTGAAGTCGGCGCGTTCCCTGGCCAGCCGTTTAACCGGTCAGGAGGAAATGATACGCGATCTAGAGATGTTTCGCCTTAAAATGATATTGCGCCTGCTGCAGGTCTCCAGTTTCAATGGCAAGATGAATGCCCTAAACGAGATCAACAAGGTGCTTTCCTCGGTGGCATACTACTCGCATCGCTCTCAGCCCCTGCCTCATTGCTTACCCGAGGATGAAATGGACTGGCTGACTGCAGAGCGCATGGCCCAATGGATTAAGTCATCCGATGTGCTTGGCATTGTGCTCAAGGACTCATTGCATCAGCCACAGTATGTGGAAAAGCTGGAGAAGATCATACGCTTCCTTATAAAAGAGCAGGCACTAACGCTTGACGATCTCGACGCAGTGTGGCGAGCTCAAGCGGGCAAGCACGAAGCGATTGTTAAAAACATGCATGATCTGTTGGCCAAGCTGGCTTGGGACTTTACGCCCGAGCAGCTGGATCATCTATTTGAGGCGTTTCAG GCCAGCATGACGACCGCCAACAAGCGGCAGCGAGAACGCTTGCTAGAGCTAATACGTCGTCTGGCCGAGGACGATAAAAATGGTGTGATGGCACAGAAAGTGCTGAAGCTCTTCTGGACACTAGCGCACAGTCAAGAGGTGCCACCGGAAGTGCTCGATCAGGCGCTTGGCGCGCACGTTAAGATACTCGACTATAGCTGCTCACAGGAGCGAGATGCCCAAAAGACCATTTGGCTGGATAAGTGCGTGGGCGAGCTTAAATCTGGCGACACGTGGGTGTTGCCCGCTTTGCGCCTGATTCGGGATATATGTTGCTTATATGACACAACACCCAACCATGCGCCACGCACACAGACGGGCACCAATCGGTTGCAGGTGATTGAGCGTCTGCAGAACGATTACTCTCTTGTGATTCTGGTCACCAATAGTCTGACTGCGTACATGGATAAGGTGCGCGCTATGGTTAACGAGACGCCCAGCCTGGATGCGGCGACTATTCTGATAGACGGTCGATTTCCACATCATGCTCAGATTGCCGAGCGTTTGGAGTTTCTCAAGTTCTTGCTGAAAGATGGCCAGCTTTGGCTTTGCGCTGATCAG GCGAAGCAAATCTGGCATTGTCTGGCTGTGAACGCCGTGTTTACGGCTGATCGCGAGGAATGTTTCCGCTGGTTCGGTAAACTAATGGGCGAGGAGCCGGATCTGGATCCAGGCATTAATAAGGACTTCTTTGAGAATAACATACTGCAACTGGATCCGCATCTGCTGACAGAAAGTGGCATCAAATGCTTTGAGCGCTTCTTTAAAGCCGTCAATTCCAAGGAGGACAAACTGAAGGCCATTCACCGAGGCTACATACTTGACAATGAGGATCTCATCGGCAAGGATTATTTGTGGCGCGTGATAACCACCGGTGGCGAGGAGATTGCCAACAAGGCTATCGATCTATTGAAGGAGGTTTCAACAGCACTGGGTCCGCGACTGCAGGAGCACATAACCGAGTTCCATGAAATGTTCATCGGTGAGTGTTGTTCGCGTCTGCGAACACACTACAGCAACATTCTAATACTGGGAAAAACGATGCTGGAGGATGCCGACAATCAGGATGCGAATAATGATAATTCAAAGGATACAAAAATGCGCTTCATTGAGGCAGAGAAAATGTGTCGCATCATCAAGGTGCTTCAGGAGTACATTAAAGAGTGCGATCGCTCCTTTAGCGGCGATCGCATCCATCTGCCTCTCAGTCGCGTCACGCGCGGCAAGAATACTAGTCTCTACATACGTTTCCAAACGCCCGGACGGCCCATTGACGACATTGAGATTGTTACGCACAGTAACGAGACAATGGCAGCCTTCAAGCGCAATCTGCTGAAGCGCATCAAGGGCAACTCCACATCTAATACCAATATAAAGGTGGATCTCTTCTATACCAATGGTGAGCTAATCGAGGTCACCGACGAGATCAATCCACTATACCAATACACTATACGCGACAAAATGATATTAACGGCCAAGCTGACACCGGTGGGCATTGGCCTGGCCAGCAGTCCCGACTCCTCCAGCGACTCCAGCACTGGTTCGCCACCTAGGCCCTGTCCGGATATGCAGCGCGTCGAGTCGGAGAGCACGTTGCCCGGCGTGATTATCTCACAGCACTATCAGTACACTGAGTTCTTTTTGAAGCTCTATCAACTGGGCAGTGACTTGGAGCACGGTCGCCTACGTGATAGCGCCAAGGTtctgctgcatttgttgccCTGTGATCGTCACACAATGCGCATGTTGCAGCTCATGTGCCGCGTCCCTAAGTCGCCCGCCGGTGATGGTCCCAAGGAGGAGGATGCTTTGACTGGCAGCGGTCAAACCGCTAGTGATGCG ctaAATGCCGAGGACTGCACACCTGAGCAGATGTTCCTGCACCCGGCACCTGCCCAAGTTCTGTATAATCTGAGCGTTCTGCATGGATTGTTGATACCTGCGCTGGATCCGCTGGGCGAGTCAGCGCTGCAAGTGCAATCCGCCTGGATGCATTCGGGGTGTGCTCATTTCGTGCTTGAGCTGCTcacaaaaaacaactttttgcCTAGTGCTGATATGCACACAAAGCGTGCCTCCTTCCAGTGTGTGCTGCGTCTGGCCAAGCTGTTTCTCTACATAGTGGGTAGCGTATTGTCCCGCGTGGGCGATGAACCAATGATCTGTGACTATGACAACGGCGCTCGCTCTCAGGTGGACATACTTAAGCAGAACTTCTCGACGATGCCCAACAATGCGCAGGGCACGCTGCGCGCCATCTCGGCCAAGCTGGCTGAGATATTGGCCACCGAGATGCTATCGGCCAGTCATGAGGGTGAACGCTGTCGTGCACTCTTTAGCTCCACGCTGCAATGGTCCTGTCCAGATATAACCACCATCAAGGCGGTGGTGCAGCTAGCGTGGGCCTCGTCGTGCGGTAATCTTCAAGCTTTGGGCAGCACCAACGATTTCGAGGATGATGCCATCATACCCGATGGCCAAGATTTCAGCATGTGCAAGGAGGCGCTAGAGGTGTTAACGATCTCTTTTATACTCAATCCCAGCGCCAATGAAGCGCTGAGCAATGATGCCAATTGGCCCAAATTTATTACCTCAATTGTGCTGAAGAATCCGTTGCGCCATGTGCGTCAAGTGGCATCTGAGCAGCTGTTCCTGGCGTCCACCTATTGCGCCGGTGATCGTCGCCCGTTTGTCTACATGGTCAATCTGCTTGTGAGCGCACTGAAAACCCTGGTGCCCCAGTACGAGGCCACTTGCGCGGAATTCTTTTCGGTTCTCTGTCGCACGCTCTCCTATGGATGCATATACAACTGGCCACTGCAGATTGGTGAGGGTCTTCTGGGCGATGAGATCAAGTGGCTGCGTAAGATACGTGAAAACGTCAAACTCACCAGTGAAACACAGGTGCACGAGGAACTGCTTGAGGGCCATCTTTGTTTGGCCAAGGAGCTAATGTTCTTCCTGATGCCTGACTCAAAGGCGCAGCTGAACGAGCTAATACACGAGCTCATCGATGACTTTTTGTTCACGGCATCGCGCGAGTATCTGCATTTACGCAAGCACGGCAGCCTGCGCCTGGACACGGTGCCACCACCAGTGTGCCGCAGTCCGCACACAATTGCTGCCGCTTGTGATCTTCTTATTGCTTTGTGCCAGCTCTGTGTTCCTAATATGAAGCTACTCACCAATACACTCATCGATTTCGTCTGTACGG ATACCGATCCGTTGCGCGAATGGGATTATCTGCCGCCGGTGGGGGCTCGGCCAGCTAAAGGATTCTGTGGTTTGAAAAACGCTGGAGCTACCTGCTACATGAACTCGGTGCTGCAGCAACTGTACATGGTGCCAGCTGTGCGTGTGGGCATCCTCAAGGCACATGGAGCTGCTACCAATGACAACGAGGATTTCAGCGGCGACTCGGATTTAACTAGCGGCGGCGCTGGTGGCATGGGCCCCTCCTTTTTTGGCCCCTCAGCAATACCGACGCTCGCATCGTCATCAGCAGCTGCCACCATGGGAGCTGATGACGGCTCCGATGTGCGCAAGAACTATCATGTGATCATACTTAAGCATGTGCAGGCCATATTCGCTCATTTGGGCCACAGTGCGCTGCAGTTCTATGTGCCACGCGGTCTCTGGACGCATTTTAA ACTGCAAGGCGAGCCGGTGAATTTGCGCGAGCAACAGGATGCAGTTGAGTTCTTTATGTCGCTGTTTGAGAGTCTCGATGAAGGACTCAAAGCACTTGGCTACACGCAGCTGATGAATGCAACGTTGGGTGGCTCGTTTAGTGATCAAAAGATTTGCCAAGAGTGCCCACATCGCTACTCCAAAGAGGAACCATTTAGCGTATTTAGTGTTGATATTAGGAATCATAGCTCATTAACTGAATCTCTGGAGCAGTATGTAAAAGGAGAGCTGCTCGAGGGAGCTGATGCATACCATTGTGATAAATGTGATAAAAAA GTAGTTACCATTAAGCGGCTATGTGTCAAGAAGCTGCCGCCCGTGTTAGCCATACAATTGAAGCGCTTTGAATACGACTACGAGCGCGTTTGCGCGATTAAGTTTAATgattattttgaatttccgCGTATCCTGGATATGGAGCCCTACACAG tttctgGCCTAGCTAAGCTAGAAGGCGAAGTTGTGGAAGTAGGTGATAATTGTCAAACAAGTGttgaaacaacaaaatacgaACTGACCGGCATTGTGGTGCATAGCGGACAGGCATCCGGTGGCCACTACTTCAGCTACATAGTATCCAA AAATCCTGCGAACGGCAAGTGCCAATGGTACAAGTTCGATGATGGCGAGGTAACTGAATGCAAAATGCACGAGGATGAGGAAATGAAGGTGCAATGCTTTGGCGGCGACTATTTGGGCGAAATTTATGATAACAATCTAAAGCGCATGCAATATCGACGTCAAAAGCGCTGGTGGAATGCGTATATGCTTTTCTACACGCGTTGCGATCAAAATCCCACACATTTCGAACCCAGTGTGGAGCAGTTGTCGCTAACAGAGAGCCGTAATGTGGTGCTGCCCCTACCGAAGCCAATTGAGCGAAGTGTCAG ACATCAAAATATTCGTTTTCTGCATTCGCGCAGCATTTTCTCGGTCGagttctttaattttattaaaaagctGGTCAGTTGCAGTATTCCCTCAACGCGCAGCGATAAaatt ACACCTGCTGCTGAGGAACTTTCGCTGCTGGGCGTACAGTTGGCATCACAGTTTCTGTTCCATACTGGATTTCGTACTAAAAAATCGCTGCGTGGTCCCGTCATCGAATG GTATGACACGCTCTCACATCACATACGTTCCTCCTCGCTGGTGCGCAAGTGGTTTGCGAATCATGCCCTGCTCTCGCCACCGTCGCGCCTGGGCGAGTATATATTGATGGCGCCCTCCCCGGAGGTGCGCACCGTGTTCGTCAAGCTGGTTGTGTTCTTTTGCCATTTCGCCATCAATGATGAGCCGCTTGTTGGCTACGAGGGTAGCAATCTCTGCGAGCAGGTTCTTATTAGTGTGCTGCGTCTGCTTAAATCTGAGGCTGCTGACTATGGCAAGCATTTACCGCATTACTTCAGTCTGTTCAGCATGTACGTGGGCCTGGGTACTCGCGAGAAGCAACAGCTACTCAAG TTAAATGTGCCCGTGCAGTTTATGCAGGTGGCCATGGACGATGGATCAGGGCCGTCGATTAAGTATCAGTATCCAGAATTTAGCAAGCTGCATCAGGTGGTGTCGCATTTGGTGCGCTGCAGCGATGTCAGCGACAAGTGCCAGAGCTCCAATCAAAATGCGCGACCTCTGCCCAATCCGTACAAGGACGCAAGTATTTCCCAAGAGGAGCTGACGCCGCTGTCCAGTGAATGCATGGATATTCTCTTCAATCGCACCGG CTATATCAAAAAGGTTATCGAGGACACGAATGTGGGCGATGAGGGTTTGAAGCTGCTACAGTATTGCAGCTGGGAAAATCCACATTTCTCGCGTGCGGTGCTCACAGAGCTGCTGTGGCAATGTGGCTTCGCCTATTGCCATGATATGCGCCACCACACAGATCTATTGCTGAACATATTGCTGATTGAGGATTCTTGGCAGCATCATCGCATACACAATGCGCTCAACGGCGTGGCGGAGGAGCGTGAGGGCCTGTTAGAGACGATACAGCGCGCCAAGACGCACTATCAGAAGCGCGCCTATCAGATAATCAAATGTCTAACACAGCTGTTCCACAAGTCACCCATTGCGCTTCAAATGCTGAACACTAATCCTAGTATAAGTCGTCATTGGAGCATTGCCGTTGAGTGGCTGCAGGATGAGCTGGAACGCCAGCGTGGCATAGGCTGTCAGTATAACTCGTACTCATGGTCGCCGCCGGCACAGAGCAATGACAACACCAATGGCTACATGCTCGAGCGCTCACAATCGGCAAAGAACACCTGGTCCATGGCATACGAGCTGTGCCCGGAGGAGGTGAGCGAGAAAGCTACGACG GATCAGGAAGAGAACAACGAATCTGACTTGGAATCAAACGATGACAACAAGCAGGAGCTACAACAGCCGGCGCAGACGCAGCAGCCACAAGTCGCAGATACGAATGCTGGcaaagagcaacagcagccagatAACAAATCGGCCAACTATCCACAGCTAGCAACAATCCCAACAATTGGCGGATGGCCCGGCCCTGCCCCAAACTCAACACCGACTTCTACACCAGCACCAAACTCGGGTTCCATAGATGGCAATGGCATACCGAATTTGTCACGTCAATTGTTTAGCGCCTACACATCTATGGGCGTCGTCTCCTCCAGTGACAATGCTGCGCCGACTGTCGGTGGCGGTGGGGGCAGCGGAAGCGGTGCCAACAGCGAAACCGAGAGCAGCGCTCAGGATACGGGCAACACCGACTCCAACATAAATGGCCTTACCAACAGTTtggattattttttaaaatttaatatttcatcAAAACAG CAGTGTACGCCAAACAGGAAAGATCGAAGAAGGACAAGGGAAAAGAAGAATGTATTTAGAAGTTCGGAGGAGTACGAGGAAGTAGCAGCAacagaggcaacaacaacaccaatgCCTGCAACAGATACAACAGCGCCTAGCGCAATAAAAACACAAGCAGCAGTTGCAGATagctcagcagcaacaacaacaacagttgcagcaacaacaaacgagacaacatcatcaacagacacaacagcaacattgtTAACGCCGGCGAacactacaactacaacaacagcaacaacaccagcaacaacaacaacaacaacgggagCGGCTGAACTCAATTCAATAATGGAGaagaacttaatttaa